In the Streptomyces sp. WMMC940 genome, GTGGGGCATCGGCGTCGCGGCCGGTCTCTTCGTCACCGTACTCTCGACGGGAGACGCCAGTCGGGAGTGGTTCGACCTCCCGCGCCGGTAGGGCCACGGCGGCCACGGCGGACTGACCCTCCCTCGGCAGCCCGCTCTCCCTGTTCCCCCGGTCCTCCTCGTCCTCGCCGTTCTCCTCGCTCGCCCCGTCCTCCCCGCCCTCTCCGTGGTGCCGCTGCGACCCTCCGGCGTACGGAGAACCGCGCGGTGTGCCCCCAGCGTGCGCCGCGCGGCATCAAGGGGGTGCAAAGATTGCCGGAGTACGGCAATGCGAACCGGTGCGACGCACTGTCAGGATCTCTTCGGGCCAAGGGAGATCCGGCCCCATGACATGCGGCCGGCTGCCGGAAGCAGGCAGGGTCCTCTGTCGCTGAAGGCGTCTACGACCGGCCACCCGGTCCGAACACGAGGGGGATGACTGATGGCCGAGTTCCTGCAAGCCGCCGCCGGTTTCCCCACGGTGCTGTTCACCTCGGCGCTTCTGGTCGTCATCGGCTTCTGGTTGCTGGTTCTCGCCGGAGCGGCCGACCCCGACAGCTTCGACGCGGACGTGGACACCGACGCGGCGGGCCTGGGCGGCGTGCCCGTCTCGGTGGCCGCCTCGCTCCTGATCGCCCTCGGCTGGTTCGGTAGCCTGTCCGGCTCGGTCCTGCTCGCCCGTGCCGGCCTGGCCGGCCTCCCCTTCCACCTCTTGCGCGTCGCCGTGCTCGCGGCCTCGCTGGTCCTCGCGTGGTGGGTCACCCGCGCGCTCGTGCGGCCGTTGGCCAAGCTCTTCCCCGACGAACCGGGGCCGTCCCGGCAGGACTTCATCGGTATGACCTGCACCATCCGCACGGGGCGGGTGGACGGGGACTTCGGCCAGGCGGAGGTCGCCGCCGGGGACGGCTCCACGGCGGTCGTGCAGGTCCGCCAGAGCGGCAGCGACGTCCTGGCGCACGGCAGCACGGGTCTGCTCTACGCCTACGACGACGCCGGCGAGTTCTTCTGGGTCGCGCCGTACGACAACGCGCTGGACCTCCGCGGCTGACGCCGCACCCTCTTCCTCAGCACACGTCTCTCAAGCACACGTCTCTCACCCGGGGGATTTCCCATGGATGCCATAACCGTGGGCATCGGCGTGCTCATCGCCGTTGTCCTGCTCATCGTCGTCGCCATGCTCTTCGTGATCAGCCGGCTGTTCCGCAAGGTGGAGCAGGGCAAGGCACTGATCGTGTCGAAGATGCGCAAGGTGGATGTGACGTTCACCGGGCAGGTCGTCCTGCCGGTGCTGCACAGGGCCGAGGTCATGGACATCTCGGTGAAGACCATCGACATCACCCGGACCGGCCGGGACGGGCTCATCTGCAAGGACAACATCCGCGCCGACATCAGGATCTCGTTCTTCGTCAGGGTCAACAAGACCGTCGAGGACGTCGTCAAGGTCGCCCAGGCCATCGGCACGGCGCGTGCCAGCGACAAGGAGACCCTCCAGGACCTGTTCAACGCCAAGTTCTCCGAGGCGCTCAAGACGGTCGGGAAGCAGCTCGACTTCACCGACCTCTACACCAAGCGCGACGAGTTCAGGGACCGCATCATCCAGGTCATCGGGACCGATCTGAACGGCTACAGCCTCGAGGACGCGGCGATCGACTACCTGGAGCAGACACCGCTGGCGCAACTGGACGCCTCCAACATCCTCGACGCCCAGGGCATCCGGAAGATCACCGAGCTGACGGCCGTCGAGCACGTCCGCACCAACGAGTTCCAGCGGCACGAGGAGAAGGAGATCACGCGGCAGAACGTCGACGCCCGTGAGGCCATCCTGGAGCTCGAGCGCCGCCGGGCCGACGCGGAGATCAAGCAGAAGCGCGAGATCGAGACCGTGCGGGCCCGTGAGGAGGCCGAGACGGCCCGGGTCGTCGAGGAGGAGCGGCTGCGGGCGCAGAGCGCGTTCCTGAAGACCGAGGAGCAGCTCGGCGTCCAGCGGGAGAACCAGGCCCGTGAGGTCGCCGTCGCCAAGATGAACCGCGAACGCGTCGTGGCCGTCGAGAACGAGCGCATCGAGAAGGACCGGCTGCTGGAGGTCATCGCCCGGGACCGGGAGACCGAACTGACGCGGATCTCCGCCGAGAAGGAGGTCGAGGCCGAGCGCCGCGACATCGCCGAGGTGATCCGCGAGCGCGTCGCGGTCGACCGGACGGTCGCCGAGCAGGAGGAGTCCATCAAGCGGCTCCGGGCGGTCGAGGAGGCCGAGCGCAACCGGCAGGCCGTGGTCATCGCGGCCGAGGCCGAGGCGCAGGAGAAGCTGGTCAAGGACATCAAGGCCGCCGAGGCCGCCGAGCAGGCAGCGGTCCACCGGGCGGCCGAGGAACTCACCCTCGCGGAGGCCCGCAACAAGGCCGCCGACATGGACGCCCGCGCCAGGATCCGCCTCGCCGAGGGCATCCAGGCCGAGACGGCCGCCGAGGGCCTCGCAGCCGTGCAGGTACGGGAGATGGAAGCCGGCGCGATCGAGAAGGCCGGCCGCGCCGAGGCCGAGGCCACCGCCGCCCGACTGCGGGCCGAGGCGGAGGGTGCCCGCGAGAAGGCGCTCGCCGACGCCACCGCCATCGGCGAGAAGCTCAAGGCCGAGGCCGTCGGCCTGACCGAGAAGGCCGCCGCGATGGCGGCACTGGACGAGGCCTCCCGTGCGCACGAGGAGTACCGGCTGCGGCTGGAGGCGGAGAAGGACATCCGTCTCGCCGGGCTCGACGCCCAGCGGCAGGTCGCCGAGGCCCAGGCCACGGTGCTCGCCACCGGCCTGGAGAGCGCCGACATCAACATCGTCGGCGGTGAGTCGGTCTTCTTCGACCGGCTGGTGTCGGCGATCTCCCTGGGCAAGGGCGTCGACGGTTTCGTCCACCACTCCGAGACCGCGCGGGCCCTGGCCGGACCGTGGCTCGACGGATCCGGGTCGTTCACCGACGACCTGACGAAGGTGCTGGGATCGGTCTCGACGGCGGACGTGCAGAACCTGACCGTGTCCGCCCTGCTGACGCGGCTCATGAAGACGGGCGGATCGTCCGCCTCGCAGCTGAGCCGACTGCTGGAGCGGGCCGGTGAACTCGGCCTCGCCGACACGCCGCTCACCGCGCTGAACGGCACCGCGCAGAGCTGACCGCTGAGGGAAGCGGTCGGAGGCTCCGGAGCCGCCGGACGGGGGTCAGCGGCTCCGGAGCCTCAACCAGACGTACGAGGGAGGGTGAAGGGGATGGACGACGACGGGGGCGGCATGGACGCCGGAACGTACGAGGTGCTGCGCGACCGGCTCGGTGCACGGGCGACGGAGCTCGCCCGGCGCGCCGAGGCGCTCAACTCGTCCCGCATCGCGGAGTTCGGGGCGGACGAGCTCACT is a window encoding:
- a CDS encoding SPFH domain-containing protein; amino-acid sequence: MDAITVGIGVLIAVVLLIVVAMLFVISRLFRKVEQGKALIVSKMRKVDVTFTGQVVLPVLHRAEVMDISVKTIDITRTGRDGLICKDNIRADIRISFFVRVNKTVEDVVKVAQAIGTARASDKETLQDLFNAKFSEALKTVGKQLDFTDLYTKRDEFRDRIIQVIGTDLNGYSLEDAAIDYLEQTPLAQLDASNILDAQGIRKITELTAVEHVRTNEFQRHEEKEITRQNVDAREAILELERRRADAEIKQKREIETVRAREEAETARVVEEERLRAQSAFLKTEEQLGVQRENQAREVAVAKMNRERVVAVENERIEKDRLLEVIARDRETELTRISAEKEVEAERRDIAEVIRERVAVDRTVAEQEESIKRLRAVEEAERNRQAVVIAAEAEAQEKLVKDIKAAEAAEQAAVHRAAEELTLAEARNKAADMDARARIRLAEGIQAETAAEGLAAVQVREMEAGAIEKAGRAEAEATAARLRAEAEGAREKALADATAIGEKLKAEAVGLTEKAAAMAALDEASRAHEEYRLRLEAEKDIRLAGLDAQRQVAEAQATVLATGLESADINIVGGESVFFDRLVSAISLGKGVDGFVHHSETARALAGPWLDGSGSFTDDLTKVLGSVSTADVQNLTVSALLTRLMKTGGSSASQLSRLLERAGELGLADTPLTALNGTAQS